The following is a genomic window from Geminicoccus roseus DSM 18922.
AGGAGATAGCCCTCGTCCTCGTTCGGCGCGAACTCGCCCTGCAGGCTCGCCGCGGCGAGCCCGCCCACGAGCAGCACGGTGATCGCCACGACCCCGATCGCCAGGCGCGAGCCGAGCAGGCCCCCCAGCAGGCTGCGGTAGTGGTGGACCAGCCGGTCGAACAGCCGGTCGACGGTGCGCGAATAGAGATTGCCGTGGGTGGGGCGCAGCAGGCGCGAGCACATCATCGGCGAGAGCGTGCGCGAGATCACCCCCGAGATCAGCACGGCGAAGGCCAGGGTCAGCCCGAACTCCCGGAACAGCGCGCCCAGCATGCCCGGCGCCAGGCCGATCGGCACGTAGAGCGCCGCCAGGGTGATGGTGGTGGCGACGATGGCGAACCCGATCTCGGCGCTGCCGACAAAGGCCGCGTCCACCGCCGACAGGCCCTCGTCGATGTGGCGCTGCACGTTCTCCACGTCGACGATCGCGTCGTCGACGACCAGGCCGATGGCCAGGATGAAGGCCAGGAGGGTGAAGGTGTTGAAGCTGAACCCGGCGAAATAGATGAACACCACCGTGGTCAGCAGCGAGAGCGGGATCGTGACCAGGGTGATCAGCGAGGAGCGCAGCGAGCCCAGGAAGGCGAACACCACCAGGATCACCAGGCCGATGGCGATCAGCAGCGTGTCGCGGACCTCGTCGAGCGAGGCGCTGATCGAGAGGGTGGTGTCGAACGCCACCCCCACATTGACCCCGCTGGGCAGCACGGCCTGGATCTGCGGGATGGTGTCGCGAACCGCCTGGGCGAGCACCAGGGAGTTGGCGGTCGACTGGCGCATGATCCCCAGCGCCACGGCCGACTTGCCGTCGATCCGCACCCGGGTGGCGCTGTTCTCGCCGGCGATCTGGACGTCGCCCACGTCGCGCAGCTGCACGACATGGCTGCCGCTGCGGCGGACCACGACATCGGCGACGCTCTCCACCGGATGGGTCTGACCGCCGATCTGAATGCTGGTGCGCCCGATCTCGCTGGTGATGTCGCCGGCCGGCACGTCGGCGTTGCGCTGCTGGATGGCGGCGGCGATGTCGCCGGCGGACACCTCCATGGCCTGGAGGTCGAGCGGGTCGACCGTCACCGCCATGACCGGGCGGCGGTCGCCGATCACCTGGATGCTGCCGACCCCCGGCACCGTGGAGAGCTGCGGCACCACCACCCGGGCGGCCAGGTCGCTGAGCTCGACGTCCGACATCCCTTCGCCGGACAGGGACAGATAGAGGACCGGGACGTTGTCCAGGCTCAGGCGCGAGATGATCGGCCGCTGCGCATCGGCGGGCAGCTGCCCCTGGATCTGGCTGATGCTGGACTGGATCAGGTTCGACGCCCGCACCGAATCGGTGCCGAACTGGAAGGTCACCTGGACCGAGCTCAGGCCGGCCTCGCTGCGCGAGATCACGGTGTCCACGTCGCCCACGGTGGCGACCGCCTGCTCGATCGGCACGGTGATGCGGCTGGCGATCTGGTCCGGCGCGCCGCCCGGCAGGGCCGTGACGATCTGGATCATCGGGATGTCGAAGCGCGGCAGGTCGCGGATCTCGATCCGGGTCAGCGCGAACAGGCCGAGGATCGCCGGGATCAGGCTCACGACGATGGTGAGGGCCGGCCGGCGGATCCAGACCGCCGAGAGGTTCATGAACCGGCCGCCGGCTGCGGCTGCACGGCATCGCCGTCGCGCAGTCGGAACTGCCCGGAGGTCACCACCTGGTCACCTGCCTCCAGTCCATGGGTGATCTCCACCCCGGCTGCCGCCGTGGTGCCGGTCTGGACCTGGACGAGATGCGCCTTGCCGTCGGCCACCCGGTACACCGAGGCACCGGTGAGCTGCTGCATCAGCGCCTCCTCCGGCACCACCAGGGTGCTGCGCCGGGCCCCGGTGGCGAGACGCAGGCTGCCGAACAGGCCGGGCCGGAGCTGCTTCTCCGGGTCCTTCAGGCTGGTGCGCACGGCGAAGGTGCGGGTCGAGGGGTCGATCACCGCGGAGATGAAGATCACGTCGCCGTCGAAGGTCTGGCCGGAGGCATTGCTCTGGAAGGTGACCGACGCCCCCTGTCTCACCTGCTCGAGCAGGCGCTCGGGCACCTGGATGTCGGCGGCCAGATCGTCGGGATCGACCAGGTCGACCATGGCCGTGCCGGGCGTCACGTACTGGCCGAGCGCCACCTGGTGGCGCTCCAGCCGCCCGGCGAACGGCGCCCGGATGGTCAGCAGATCGAGATTGAGCTGCTTGAGCTGCAGGTCGACTTCGGATTCGGCGAGATCGGCCTGGGTGGCGCCGAGCGACACCTGGGCCAGGAAGCCCTCGCTCTGCAGGGTGCTGTCGCGCTGCACCTTGGCGCGGTTGAGATCGACCCGCTCCTGCGCCAGGGCGAGCTCGGCCTGCGCGGTGCGGTCGTCCAGGCGGTAAAGGGGCTGGCCGGCGGTCACCTCGGCGCCCTCCAGCACCAGGATGTCGGTGATGTGGCCGCTGGTGTAGGGCGAGATCGTGATGCGGCGCAGCGCCGTCACGCTGGCGGCGAAGGTCAGCTGGTCCTGGATCTCGGCATGGTCCACCGCCGCAAGCGTCACCGCCACCGGCGGCGGGGCCGCCGCCACCGCGGCGACCTTCCTGCCGAACGGATCGAACCGGTAGAAGGCGGCGCCGGCAATCCCGGCGCAGGCCACGAGAACGATGAGCCATGCCACCCGCGACAGCCGCCGCGGGCGCTCGCCAGCGGCCCTGTCCATCGGCACATCGGCCATCATCTCTCGATCCGCACGTTCGAAAAACCAGAGCCGACGGGTCGGCCGGGCGCCGCCCCGGCCCCGGCATCAATCAGTCGCGGTCAATCAGTCGTCGTCGTCATCGTCATCGTCGTCATCGTCGCCGAACAGCCCGCCCAGGCTGGGCTCCTGCCGGACCACGATGATCACGCGCTGGGTCGCCGCCTCGATGACGCCCTGCTCCTCGAGATCGGCCAGGGTGTCCTCGACCTTCTCCATGAGGCGGCCCTCGCCGCGGCGCAGCTTCCTCACGCGCCGGCGGCT
Proteins encoded in this region:
- a CDS encoding DUF6200 domain-containing protein — translated: MADSNVVEKVEAKDISPPEPTSSEMVVIDMGEHSRRRVRKLRRGEGRLMEKVEDTLADLEEQGVIEAATQRVIIVVRQEPSLGGLFGDDDDDDDDDDD
- a CDS encoding efflux RND transporter permease subunit — translated: MNLSAVWIRRPALTIVVSLIPAILGLFALTRIEIRDLPRFDIPMIQIVTALPGGAPDQIASRITVPIEQAVATVGDVDTVISRSEAGLSSVQVTFQFGTDSVRASNLIQSSISQIQGQLPADAQRPIISRLSLDNVPVLYLSLSGEGMSDVELSDLAARVVVPQLSTVPGVGSIQVIGDRRPVMAVTVDPLDLQAMEVSAGDIAAAIQQRNADVPAGDITSEIGRTSIQIGGQTHPVESVADVVVRRSGSHVVQLRDVGDVQIAGENSATRVRIDGKSAVALGIMRQSTANSLVLAQAVRDTIPQIQAVLPSGVNVGVAFDTTLSISASLDEVRDTLLIAIGLVILVVFAFLGSLRSSLITLVTIPLSLLTTVVFIYFAGFSFNTFTLLAFILAIGLVVDDAIVDVENVQRHIDEGLSAVDAAFVGSAEIGFAIVATTITLAALYVPIGLAPGMLGALFREFGLTLAFAVLISGVISRTLSPMMCSRLLRPTHGNLYSRTVDRLFDRLVHHYRSLLGGLLGSRLAIGVVAITVLLVGGLAAASLQGEFAPNEDEGYLLVQLDAPTNATADYLVQNAAAVEKVFDTVPEKSGSLIILGIPATNQGYAFLLLEDWEERTRSAKEIGDSIRGDLARIPGLATTLIPPDPLSGAQAQPLQLVIKGPMGYQALARVADRILAKAENDPAIAAASVDLRFDLPQIDLDIDEALAADRGADIQSIAGSLRMLFGGYDVDRFSWNGQLYKIQLELARAYAERPDSIGLVGVRASDGSLVPLDTFVTVATSAGASFLPRFNQLASAQISADAGPGFSTGSALDRLTQLARAELEPGMQIDYNGASRQLKQANAADGAVFLLGIVFIFLTLTAQFESFRDPCIVLLVVPLSVAGAIVALALFGGSLNVYSGIGFITLVGLIAKHGILITEFANQLRDRGIELREAVMESAALRLRPILMTTLAMVLGSVPLLFAQGAGAASRMNIGLVLVGGLLIGTLLSLFVVPVVYTLLTRKVRRPHADISEGAHERLEKMGLG
- a CDS encoding efflux RND transporter periplasmic adaptor subunit, with amino-acid sequence MMADVPMDRAAGERPRRLSRVAWLIVLVACAGIAGAAFYRFDPFGRKVAAVAAAPPPVAVTLAAVDHAEIQDQLTFAASVTALRRITISPYTSGHITDILVLEGAEVTAGQPLYRLDDRTAQAELALAQERVDLNRAKVQRDSTLQSEGFLAQVSLGATQADLAESEVDLQLKQLNLDLLTIRAPFAGRLERHQVALGQYVTPGTAMVDLVDPDDLAADIQVPERLLEQVRQGASVTFQSNASGQTFDGDVIFISAVIDPSTRTFAVRTSLKDPEKQLRPGLFGSLRLATGARRSTLVVPEEALMQQLTGASVYRVADGKAHLVQVQTGTTAAAGVEITHGLEAGDQVVTSGQFRLRDGDAVQPQPAAGS